Genomic DNA from Thermodesulfovibrionales bacterium:
ATAGGCATTTATCTCGATGGCCTTGCCCTCCTCCCGTGCTGCAGCAAAGACGCGCTCCATATCCACCTCATAGGCATCCCGCTCTCCGATAAGCCTCCCCGTTGGATGTGCGAGTATCGTCACATAGGGATTCTTTATCGCCGAGATGAGCCTCCCGGTCAGCTGTTCCTTTGTCTGCCGAAAGCCTGAGTGGACTGATGCCACGACGATATCGAGTTGTCTCAGGAGGTCATCGGGCAGATCGAGGGTATAGTCGCTCCTGATATCGACCTCGGCGCCCATGAAGAGCCTGAATCCTCTCAGACGCCGGTTGATCGCCCGCACCTCCGTCATTTCATCGATGAGCCGTTCTTCATTCAGTCCCCGCGCGACACCGAGCCCCTTTGTGTGGTCGGTGATGGCGATATACTCATAGCCCCGCTCCCTTGCCGCCTCGATGAGTTCCTCTATGGTGTGGCTGCCGTCACTCCGCTTCGTATGTACATGGAGGTCCCCCTTCATGTCCTTTACCGTGATGAGCTTGGGCAGCCTTCCTTCGGCAGCCGTCTCGATCTCGCCGGAGTCCTCTCTCAGTTCGGGCGGGATATAGGGCAGACCGAGGAGCCTGTAGACGTCCTCTTCTCTCCTCCCCCCGAGGCGTTTCTTGTCGGACTCCCTGAATATCCCGTATTCATTCAGCTTCAGCCCCGCCTTCACCGCCAACTCCCTGAGCCGGATGTTGTGCGCCTTGCTGCCGGTGAAGTATGCCAGCGCAGCGCCGAAGGACTCATCTTCAACAACCCTGAGGTCGACCTGTATCCCATCTGCAATAATGACACTCGATTTTGTCGGGCCCTGCAAGAGGACTTCCTTAACCTGAGGGAGATGGACAAAGGCGCTCATGACCTTCCGCGGGTCCCTGGATGTTGCGAGGATGTCTATATCGTTGACGCTTTCCTTCCATCGCCTGAGGCTGCCCGCGAGACAGAGTTCCTTCGCCGGTGCCTTGTCACGCAGTTGGGAGAGTATCTCCTCTGCGATGGGACGAACCCTGCCGATGGGCCTCCGGTCCTTGCCCCTCTTCACCATCTCTATTCCTTTCAGGATGTTCTCCTCTGTCTTCTTCTTTATGCCCGGGAGACCGGACAGCCTCTGATCCCGTGCGAGACGTTCCAGTTCATCAATATCCTTTATCTTCAGGGTTTCATGGAGGAGTTTTGCTGTTTTGGGACCGAGACTCGGAACCGTGAGGAGCACAGAGAGGCCTTCGGGGATCTCCCTTTTCAGGTCATCATGGGTCTTGATCCTGCCCGTTGCGACGTATTCCCCTATCTTCCCGGCAAGGTCGCGCCCGATGCCCGGCACTTCGAGCAGTCTTTTTTCCGGCAGGGAGGCGACATCATCCGGCAGCCCGTCGATGTTCATGGCGGCACGGCGGTAGGCCCTCACCCGAAAGAGATTTTCACCCTTTATCTCGAGCAGATCGGCTATCTCATTAAAGATTCTGGCTATCTGCTGGTTT
This window encodes:
- the polX gene encoding DNA polymerase/3'-5' exonuclease PolX, whose product is MINQQIARIFNEIADLLEIKGENLFRVRAYRRAAMNIDGLPDDVASLPEKRLLEVPGIGRDLAGKIGEYVATGRIKTHDDLKREIPEGLSVLLTVPSLGPKTAKLLHETLKIKDIDELERLARDQRLSGLPGIKKKTEENILKGIEMVKRGKDRRPIGRVRPIAEEILSQLRDKAPAKELCLAGSLRRWKESVNDIDILATSRDPRKVMSAFVHLPQVKEVLLQGPTKSSVIIADGIQVDLRVVEDESFGAALAYFTGSKAHNIRLRELAVKAGLKLNEYGIFRESDKKRLGGRREEDVYRLLGLPYIPPELREDSGEIETAAEGRLPKLITVKDMKGDLHVHTKRSDGSHTIEELIEAARERGYEYIAITDHTKGLGVARGLNEERLIDEMTEVRAINRRLRGFRLFMGAEVDIRSDYTLDLPDDLLRQLDIVVASVHSGFRQTKEQLTGRLISAIKNPYVTILAHPTGRLIGERDAYEVDMERVFAAAREEGKAIEINAYPLRLDLNDTHAKKAKELGIPMAINTDTHVANQFAYMTYGVSTARRGWLEKGDVINTLSTKNLLKWLQNLRA